The genomic region CCGAGAATGCTGGACAAGGCGCTCGGCCTGTACCCTGACGCCGTTGTGCCCGACTTGGAGGACTCTGTGCCGGACGGTGAGAAGGACGGGGCGAGGCGCACGGTATCCGAATACCTTCCCCGGCTAGCCGGGCGCGGCCCCCTTGTCATTCCCAGGGTGAACGCACTCCGTTCCGGCCATTTCGAGGCTGACCTTGAAGCCGTTGTCGGACCGCATACCGTCGGTGTTTCCGTTGGCAAGGTCGGCACTGTACAGGATGTTCAGAACATCTCGGCCGCTATGGTGTCGCTGGAACGGAAATCTGGCATAGAGCCCGGCGCCACCCGCCTGGTGCTCTGGCTCGAATCGGCGCTGGCTATTGTAAACGCGTATGCTATTTGCGCCGCGTCCCCAAGGATTCTTGGGGTGGCGTTCGGGGCGGAAGACTTCACGAACGATATGGAGATTCAGCGGCAGCCGGACGATTCCGAGGTGGTACACGCCCGGAGCGTGGTCGCTATCGCGGCGCGAGCGGCAGGCGTGCTCGCTGTAGACACACCGTACTTCGCATTCAGGGACGTCGACGGCCTGCGCTCGAATATCCGCTCGGTCAGGAAGTTGGGATACAAGGCGAAGTTCGCTATTCATCCGGCCCAGGTGGACATCATCAACGAGGAGATGTCGCCTTCCGCGACGGAGCTAGAGCGCGCCAGGAGGATCGTAGCCGCCTTCGAAGAGGCCGAGCGCGCGGGTCGCGGGTCGACGTCGCTAGACGGGCTAGTCATCGATGTCCCGGTCGTAAAGCGTGCGCGGAAGTTGATTGAGACGGCGGAAGCGATTTCGAGCAGGGCAAGAGCAGGAGCATAGGGTTGGTACCAGACAAGATCCAGCTTGAAGGGATGGTCTTTTACGGATTTCACGGCGCAAGCCCGGCCGAGCAAGAGGTGGGGCAGCGGTTCGTTGTCGACCTTGAAGCGCACCGAGACCTCCGTGCCGCCGGGCTGTCCGACGAGCTGGAGGACACCGTGAGCTACTCCCACCTTTACAAGCTTGTGAAGGAGATCGTGGAAGGTCCCAGCCGGAAACTCCTGGAAAACGTCGCCGAGACCATCGCCGCCCGCATACTCGCAGGCTTTCCGGTTGACGCCGTCAAAGTGCGCGTCAGGAAGCCGGAAGTGCCGATGAAGGGCAGCATCCTCTCTTTCGCAGCAGTCGAAATCTACCGCACGCGGTAACCTTGGGCCGTTGCATGGGCTTGCACACCGTGTAAGACTGGAATCAAAGGGCGAAGCACGGAGGTGGACGCATTGTCACTGGCAAAGTCCCCAGCAAACCGACCGTCGACAGTCGGAGATCTGAAGTCGAGTGGATACCACCCCGCCCACATCAAGGAAGAGATACGGCGCAACCTGATCTCGATCATCGAGAAGGGCGACAGGCTCTTCCCAGGCATCGTCGGCTTTGAAGACACCGTCATTCCCCAGCTTGAGAACGCCATCCTCGCAGGGCAGGACATCGTCCTCCTGGGAGAGCGCGGCCAGGCGAAGTCGCGCATCCTCCGGCAGTTAGTAACCCTCCTCGACGCCGAGATCCCGGTCATCGCCGGCTGCGAGGTCAACGACAACCCGTTTTCGCCCATTTGCAGGCGTTGCAAGGACCTTGTGTCGGATAAAGGCGACGGCGCGCCGGTCTCCTGGCTCCCGCGCGACAGGCGTTACGGCGAGAAACTGGCGACGCCGGACATATCCGTCGCAGACCTCATCGGTGAGATAGACCCCATCAGGGTGGCGGAGGGGCGGTACCTCGCGGACGAACTTACCATCCACTTTGGCCTCGTCCCGCGCACCAACCGCGGCATCTTCTGCATCAACGAGCTGCCGGACCTGGCAGAGCGCATACAGGTGTCGCTCTTCAACCTGATGGAAGAGCGCGATATCCAGATCAAGGGATATCGCATAGTGCTGCCGCTGGACGTCATGCTCGTCGCGAGCGCCAACCCCGAGGACTACACCAACCGCGGCCGCATCATCACGCCGCTCAAGGACCGGTACGGCGCGCAGATCAGGACGCACTATCCAAAGTTGCCCGAGCACGAGATCGCGATCATCGAGCAGGAGCACTCGCGCTTCGCGGACACGCGAGACCGCGTCATCGTGCCGCAGTACATGAAGGAAGTGATCGCCGAGATTACCCGGCTGGCCCGCAAGAGCCCTGAGATTAACCAGCGCTCCGGCGTCAGCCTGCGGGTCTCCATCGCCAATTACGAGACGTTGCTCGGCAGCGCCTTCAAGCGCAGCCTTCGCCGCCGGGAGGTGGCATCGC from SAR202 cluster bacterium harbors:
- a CDS encoding CoA ester lyase encodes the protein MHFPGTPLMQVVRSLLFVPGNQPRMLDKALGLYPDAVVPDLEDSVPDGEKDGARRTVSEYLPRLAGRGPLVIPRVNALRSGHFEADLEAVVGPHTVGVSVGKVGTVQDVQNISAAMVSLERKSGIEPGATRLVLWLESALAIVNAYAICAASPRILGVAFGAEDFTNDMEIQRQPDDSEVVHARSVVAIAARAAGVLAVDTPYFAFRDVDGLRSNIRSVRKLGYKAKFAIHPAQVDIINEEMSPSATELERARRIVAAFEEAERAGRGSTSLDGLVIDVPVVKRARKLIETAEAISSRARAGA
- the folB gene encoding dihydroneopterin aldolase, whose amino-acid sequence is MVPDKIQLEGMVFYGFHGASPAEQEVGQRFVVDLEAHRDLRAAGLSDELEDTVSYSHLYKLVKEIVEGPSRKLLENVAETIAARILAGFPVDAVKVRVRKPEVPMKGSILSFAAVEIYRTR
- a CDS encoding magnesium chelatase produces the protein MAKSPANRPSTVGDLKSSGYHPAHIKEEIRRNLISIIEKGDRLFPGIVGFEDTVIPQLENAILAGQDIVLLGERGQAKSRILRQLVTLLDAEIPVIAGCEVNDNPFSPICRRCKDLVSDKGDGAPVSWLPRDRRYGEKLATPDISVADLIGEIDPIRVAEGRYLADELTIHFGLVPRTNRGIFCINELPDLAERIQVSLFNLMEERDIQIKGYRIVLPLDVMLVASANPEDYTNRGRIITPLKDRYGAQIRTHYPKLPEHEIAIIEQEHSRFADTRDRVIVPQYMKEVIAEITRLARKSPEINQRSGVSLRVSIANYETLLGSAFKRSLRRREVASPRVSDLPGILASTTGKIELETTEEGKEGRVVEDLIKKAVVNVFNRHVGTADLSGLVTRFDSGLIVETGADIPSARYVEKLRGVDDISKVVQKLVPSEEPATFASAVELILEGMHLNRKLNREMVSGRYQYRR